The Ancylomarina subtilis DNA segment CAGTTTGTACAAGCAGAATGCAAATGCCCTGGATATCGATCTTAACCGAAGTGATTTTGTTGTGCTGTCACATCACCATTGGGATCACACGAGTGGCATGCTTAGTCATGAATTTAAGGAGAAGAAAAAACTGATTTTACATCCGCACATTCTTGATAAAGTTTCTGAAGAGAAGGCTCATATTTTTAATCGCGACTTTGAAGTCATTTCCACAGAAGCAAGTCTGGAGTTCACTTCCGGCATTTTCTATTTGGGTCAAATTCCAAGGGAAATGAGTTTCGAAAAAGGCGAGCACAAAGGCGACAGCATGCTCGATGATTCTGCCATAGCCATAAAAACAGAAAAAGGATTAATCGTTCTAACGGGTTGCTCTCATGCCGGTATTTGCAATATATGCGAACACGCCAGAAAGGTAACAGGACAGAATCTTTATGCTGTTGTAGGTGGTTTTCATCTAACACAAAAAAATCAAGCTACAGTAAGAAAAACAATTGAGTATTTTAAATCACAAAAGATAGAACACATTTACCCGATGCATTGTGTCGATTTTCCAACGTTGGTTCGTTTTCACAGTGAATTTAATTCCATTAAATATGCCACTGGCGACGTCATTAAGCTTTAGATAATCGCCTAAAGAATCATGCCGCACTCTTTGCGTGAAATAGTCAGTTTCCCTAACTTCGACTCATCGATTAAAAAGGATGATTATGGCCAAAACAATAAAGACAAACGCACTGCGCATTCTGGATAAAAATAAGATTAGCTACGAAGCTAAAGACTCTTCAGACTTGGGCACTTCAGACAGTCCAGATACGGATGCCACACTCATTCACAAAACTCTGGTTGCTCGTGGTGTCAGTAAGGAACTGTATGTCTTTATAATTCCCCTTTCAAACGAGTTGGATCTCAAAAAAGCAGCGAGTGCAGCCAAAGAAAAAAAGATCCTAATGCTTCCTGAAAAGGAACTTTTACCAAATACGGGTTATATCAAAGGAGGCTGCTCGCCTATCGGCATGAAAAAACAATACAAAACCTTTCTTGAAATTAGCTC contains these protein-coding regions:
- a CDS encoding MBL fold metallo-hydrolase is translated as METKITILCENETSKRAARFCRSEWGFSAFVETEQANILFDTGHTSLYKQNANALDIDLNRSDFVVLSHHHWDHTSGMLSHEFKEKKKLILHPHILDKVSEEKAHIFNRDFEVISTEASLEFTSGIFYLGQIPREMSFEKGEHKGDSMLDDSAIAIKTEKGLIVLTGCSHAGICNICEHARKVTGQNLYAVVGGFHLTQKNQATVRKTIEYFKSQKIEHIYPMHCVDFPTLVRFHSEFNSIKYATGDVIKL
- a CDS encoding YbaK/EbsC family protein, which codes for MAKTIKTNALRILDKNKISYEAKDSSDLGTSDSPDTDATLIHKTLVARGVSKELYVFIIPLSNELDLKKAASAAKEKKILMLPEKELLPNTGYIKGGCSPIGMKKQYKTFLEISSIKMEQVIVSGGKIKFRIKLKPGDLMQLIGAKAADLVK